In Legionella beliardensis, the following are encoded in one genomic region:
- a CDS encoding PRC-barrel domain-containing protein: MIENHSEDVVRTEDVIGKEVKSPTLDDLGTIEEIVLDKFTGQTRYVVLSFGGFMGMGDDYFAFPWKSISYNKEEECFILNIDKEKLQRAHGFNKDHWPDMSQWPNTVDNLYAQH, from the coding sequence ATGATAGAGAATCATTCAGAAGATGTAGTAAGGACAGAGGATGTGATTGGTAAAGAAGTAAAATCTCCTACTTTAGATGATTTAGGAACAATTGAAGAAATTGTTCTTGATAAATTTACAGGCCAAACTCGCTATGTCGTGCTGTCATTTGGTGGCTTTATGGGCATGGGTGATGATTACTTTGCTTTTCCTTGGAAAAGTATTAGCTATAACAAAGAGGAAGAGTGCTTTATCCTTAATATAGATAAAGAAAAATTACAAAGAGCACACGGTTTTAATAAAGATCACTGGCCTGATATGAGCCAATGGCCTAATACAGTTGATAATTTGTATGCACAGCACTAA
- a CDS encoding C2 domain-containing protein, whose translation MLKFSSFLCLSLIASTAFSAKPCWYRHSCLKLNNQYEQAIRIDCNGLEQIEALGGAQSSIQLDLGYGDGLGAPDPRQIYCKLTYINGKSNNVFNFNNPYWGSVIDFHLVAEKRLEIQVSDGWSSAKTHYTFTW comes from the coding sequence ATGTTAAAATTTTCTTCTTTTTTATGTTTAAGTTTAATTGCTAGTACAGCTTTTTCAGCAAAACCATGTTGGTATAGGCATAGCTGTTTAAAGCTAAATAATCAGTATGAACAAGCCATTAGGATTGATTGTAATGGCCTAGAACAGATAGAAGCCTTAGGAGGCGCGCAAAGTTCTATTCAATTAGATTTAGGCTATGGTGATGGACTTGGTGCACCAGACCCAAGACAAATTTATTGTAAGCTAACCTATATAAATGGCAAATCTAATAATGTATTTAATTTCAACAACCCTTATTGGGGCTCAGTTATAGACTTTCACCTAGTTGCAGAAAAACGCCTTGAAATCCAAGTCTCAGATGGATGGAGCTCAGCAAAAACCCACTATACGTTTACCTGGTAA
- a CDS encoding phosphomannomutase/phosphoglucomutase, with product MKYQAKKVNRAVFRAYDIRGVIDDSFDENAFYSIGRAIGCRMHALARQKIVIARDGRLTSLSLALALKQGLLDSGIDVTDLGQTPTPVMYFATHQYGIDCGVMITGSHNPADYNGTKIVLAGRTLVQADIDILYNLIANNEFVDGPGLADSLDVLPDYMARITSDITLKRRLKVVVDCGNGIAGAIIPEVIQRLGCEVIPLYCEVDGRFPNHHPDPAVEENLTDLKHVVATQQADIGLAFDGDADRLGVVTNTGKVIWPDRLMMLYARHLLKSNPGATIVYDVKCSSHLADVIEAAGGHAQMCPTGHSIVKDVMKRTQAALAGEMSGHLFFKDRWYGFDDALYSACRLLEIISESPLSVDEQFLTVPDSVNTPEIKITISEEDKFNFMQRFSELAEFNMAKIIKIDGIRVEFEHGWGLVRASNTTPCLVARFEAQDHTSLNLIQQLFKQELLRIEKTLPIPF from the coding sequence ATGAAATATCAAGCTAAAAAAGTAAATCGCGCTGTATTTCGTGCTTATGATATTCGCGGCGTTATTGATGATAGTTTCGACGAGAATGCTTTCTACAGTATTGGCCGTGCTATTGGCTGCCGTATGCATGCCTTAGCGCGTCAAAAAATAGTGATTGCTCGCGATGGACGCTTAACGAGTCTAAGCTTAGCATTAGCTTTAAAACAAGGTTTACTTGATAGCGGTATAGATGTCACCGACTTAGGTCAGACCCCAACCCCGGTTATGTATTTTGCGACTCATCAGTATGGCATTGATTGTGGCGTCATGATAACAGGCAGCCATAATCCTGCTGACTACAACGGTACTAAGATTGTTTTGGCGGGCAGAACATTAGTTCAAGCAGATATTGATATCCTTTATAATCTAATTGCAAATAATGAATTTGTTGACGGCCCAGGACTTGCTGATTCGCTAGACGTCTTACCTGATTACATGGCGCGCATTACGAGCGATATCACATTAAAGCGTCGCTTAAAGGTAGTTGTTGATTGTGGCAATGGTATCGCGGGCGCTATTATCCCAGAAGTGATTCAAAGGCTTGGTTGTGAGGTTATTCCTTTGTATTGTGAAGTTGATGGCCGCTTTCCTAATCATCATCCAGACCCCGCTGTTGAAGAAAATTTAACTGATTTAAAACATGTTGTTGCTACACAGCAGGCAGACATTGGCCTTGCTTTTGATGGCGACGCTGATAGGCTAGGCGTGGTAACAAACACGGGTAAAGTGATTTGGCCTGACCGCTTAATGATGCTTTATGCACGTCACCTTTTAAAATCTAATCCAGGTGCAACCATTGTTTATGATGTGAAATGCTCCTCGCATTTAGCAGATGTGATTGAAGCTGCTGGCGGGCATGCCCAAATGTGCCCTACTGGGCATTCCATTGTTAAAGATGTCATGAAGCGTACGCAAGCAGCTTTGGCTGGCGAGATGAGTGGTCATCTTTTTTTTAAAGATAGGTGGTATGGCTTTGATGATGCGCTTTACAGTGCTTGTCGTTTATTAGAAATAATTAGTGAAAGCCCTTTATCGGTTGACGAACAATTCTTAACTGTACCCGACAGTGTTAATACGCCAGAAATTAAAATTACGATTAGTGAGGAAGATAAATTTAATTTTATGCAGCGGTTTAGTGAACTAGCCGAATTTAATATGGCGAAAATTATAAAAATTGATGGTATTCGAGTTGAGTTTGAACACGGCTGGGGACTTGTGCGTGCTTCTAACACCACGCCTTGTTTGGTCGCTCGTTTTGAAGCCCAAGATCACACAAGTTTAAATCTTATTCAGCAGTTGTTTAAGCAAGAGTTGCTTAGGATTGAAAAAACGCTGCCTATCCCTTTTTAA
- a CDS encoding tetratricopeptide repeat protein has product MTAENELFKQANQFHHDNQLPQAIGLYEQILKQNPKHLQSLHFLGLAQAQLGDTAQAIECFTRALDLEPNSPIIYNNLANTYKKLYQLDQAIFYYQKAIDLAPDYAQAHNNLASIYAMQGLNQQALHHYHLALQAAPDFAAAHFNLGLLFLSQQNLDAARIQFQNVLSLNPKSIEAQFYLGVLALSANDLTQAEQAFHQVLLENSNHVDALTNLGVIAVKREQGQLGIDYFSKALALDNEHVEARNNLAATFMHHDRFENALMHYDYLLQKDPNNIEYLYNSGVAQMALGHLNEAISHFEHLLNQQSDHFAALNNLAAIYIRLNDKEKAQNLLSQALAVNPNDKASQHMLNAIAGLNKNTETAPEYATNLFNNYALYYDQHVQKYLKYTIPNQILNLLGDLAISPRQRTLDLGCGTGLTGQVLRDMTQTLTGVDIAKKMLDWARPKGIYDELVEAEALAYLSNTKDSYDLIVAADVLPYFGELTPLFQQISQHLTAEGYFIFTTEISSIMPWQLQTSARFSHHEHYLEQLAETNSLQIIAKKQIIARQQDDHPLPVLLVAMQKNPHKVLN; this is encoded by the coding sequence ATGACTGCAGAAAATGAATTATTTAAACAGGCAAATCAGTTTCACCATGATAACCAATTGCCACAAGCCATTGGTTTATATGAACAAATTCTTAAACAAAACCCAAAGCACTTACAAAGTTTACACTTCCTAGGCTTAGCGCAAGCACAGCTTGGAGACACAGCACAAGCTATTGAATGTTTTACACGCGCATTGGATTTAGAACCTAATAGTCCTATTATATATAATAATTTAGCAAACACTTACAAAAAATTATATCAACTTGACCAAGCTATCTTTTATTATCAAAAAGCCATCGATTTAGCGCCTGATTATGCCCAAGCACATAATAATCTGGCCAGTATTTATGCGATGCAAGGCTTAAATCAGCAAGCTCTACACCATTATCATCTTGCCTTACAAGCTGCACCTGATTTTGCGGCAGCGCATTTTAATTTAGGCTTACTTTTCTTAAGCCAACAGAATTTAGATGCTGCTCGTATTCAATTTCAGAATGTTCTATCTTTAAATCCTAAATCCATTGAAGCCCAATTTTATCTCGGCGTACTTGCACTAAGCGCTAATGATTTAACGCAAGCCGAGCAAGCTTTCCACCAGGTATTATTGGAAAATAGTAATCACGTTGATGCGCTGACTAATCTTGGCGTGATTGCAGTTAAACGTGAGCAAGGGCAATTAGGAATTGATTATTTTAGTAAAGCGCTTGCATTAGATAATGAGCATGTTGAAGCACGTAATAACTTAGCTGCAACCTTTATGCATCATGATCGCTTCGAGAATGCACTGATGCATTATGACTATCTCTTACAAAAAGATCCTAATAATATTGAATATTTATACAATAGTGGCGTTGCGCAAATGGCTCTAGGGCATCTCAATGAAGCCATCAGTCATTTTGAGCATTTACTCAATCAACAAAGTGATCATTTTGCAGCATTAAACAACTTAGCTGCGATTTATATTCGCTTAAATGACAAAGAAAAAGCACAAAATTTATTATCGCAAGCTTTAGCTGTTAATCCTAACGACAAAGCCAGCCAACACATGTTAAATGCCATCGCAGGCTTAAATAAAAATACTGAAACAGCGCCTGAGTATGCTACTAATTTATTTAATAATTATGCCTTGTATTATGATCAGCATGTACAAAAATATTTAAAATACACCATACCTAACCAAATCTTAAATTTGCTTGGTGATTTAGCTATTTCGCCTCGACAGCGCACCCTTGATTTAGGGTGTGGAACAGGATTAACTGGCCAAGTATTACGTGATATGACCCAAACGCTTACTGGCGTTGATATTGCCAAAAAAATGCTTGATTGGGCACGCCCTAAGGGTATTTATGATGAGCTTGTTGAAGCTGAAGCGCTTGCTTACTTAAGCAATACCAAAGACTCTTATGACTTGATTGTTGCCGCTGATGTCTTACCCTATTTTGGTGAGCTCACACCTTTATTTCAGCAAATTAGCCAGCATTTAACAGCCGAAGGCTATTTTATTTTTACCACAGAAATTAGCTCTATCATGCCTTGGCAGCTGCAAACAAGCGCTCGCTTTAGCCACCATGAACACTATCTTGAACAATTAGCAGAGACCAATTCGTTACAAATTATAGCTAAAAAACAAATCATAGCACGCCAACAAGATGATCATCCTTTGCCAGTTTTATTAGTTGCAATGCAAAAAAACCCTCACAAAGTTTTGAATTAG
- a CDS encoding aminoglycoside phosphotransferase family protein: MKLLEKNIIGAFGEQGKLWLQSLPTTINTLSAVWSLTALKPVNNMTWHYVAKGMKNNQPIVLKIGCDQKTTADEYRALMHFNGHRCIQLLAADLNYQALLLEQAIPGTLLKNASDLSFNEKVTSYAGVIKALADLPLPQENQFIHVSHWLRAIDKLTTEHFAQSFIDKAYTLRSSLLNTATSEYCCHGDLHLENIINHQSTWLAIDPKGIISERGFEAAAYDLISQEELSHYQQDSIHIILERINVLAHAIDIDINRLIAWVFLRVILSAQWFIEDKGDPTHMLSLARFLYPLT, translated from the coding sequence ATGAAATTGTTAGAAAAAAATATCATTGGCGCCTTTGGTGAACAAGGAAAGTTGTGGTTACAAAGCCTTCCTACTACGATCAATACCTTATCAGCAGTATGGTCGCTGACTGCGCTTAAACCAGTTAACAATATGACATGGCATTATGTGGCTAAGGGGATGAAAAATAATCAACCTATTGTATTAAAAATAGGTTGTGATCAAAAAACGACTGCTGATGAATACCGCGCATTAATGCATTTTAATGGCCATCGCTGTATTCAACTTCTCGCTGCTGATTTAAATTATCAAGCATTATTGCTCGAACAAGCTATACCAGGAACGTTATTAAAAAATGCGTCTGATTTGTCCTTCAATGAAAAAGTTACCAGCTATGCTGGTGTTATTAAAGCGCTAGCCGACCTCCCTCTACCGCAAGAAAACCAGTTTATTCATGTGAGTCATTGGTTAAGGGCCATTGATAAATTAACAACAGAGCATTTTGCGCAATCTTTTATTGATAAAGCTTACACACTACGCTCTAGCCTATTAAACACCGCAACGTCAGAATATTGCTGTCATGGTGATTTGCATTTAGAAAATATTATAAACCATCAAAGTACTTGGCTTGCCATTGATCCTAAGGGAATTATCAGTGAGCGCGGATTTGAAGCGGCTGCTTACGATTTAATCAGCCAGGAAGAATTAAGCCATTATCAGCAAGACAGCATTCACATTATTCTAGAACGAATAAACGTGCTTGCCCATGCCATTGATATTGATATTAATCGCTTAATAGCTTGGGTATTCCTACGAGTTATCTTGTCTGCGCAATGGTTTATTGAAGATAAGGGCGATCCCACTCATATGTTATCTTTAGCTCGATTTCTTTATCCTTTAACCTGA
- the rdgB gene encoding RdgB/HAM1 family non-canonical purine NTP pyrophosphatase — protein MKEIILATTNQGKIAELQALLSPVHCISQLSLGIESVAETGQSFIENALIKARHVSLVANKPALADDSGLVVPILKGEPGIYSARYAGEKASDQENINLLLEKLKDIPTEQRQAFFYCAIVLVQHPNDPTPLIAWGYWHGLIAHAKAGKQGFGYDPIFYIPDYQCTAAQLPANIKNKDSHRAQALAQLQQQLLSL, from the coding sequence ATGAAAGAAATTATCCTAGCTACGACTAATCAAGGAAAAATTGCGGAATTACAAGCGTTACTTTCACCTGTTCATTGTATTAGCCAACTGAGTTTAGGCATAGAAAGTGTTGCGGAAACTGGCCAGAGCTTTATTGAAAATGCCTTAATAAAAGCACGTCATGTTAGCCTTGTCGCTAATAAACCAGCATTAGCTGATGACTCAGGTTTAGTGGTTCCAATACTTAAAGGTGAGCCTGGTATTTACTCTGCACGTTATGCCGGGGAAAAGGCCTCTGATCAAGAAAATATAAATTTACTACTAGAAAAATTAAAAGATATTCCAACAGAGCAGCGGCAAGCATTTTTTTACTGTGCCATTGTTTTAGTACAACATCCTAACGATCCAACCCCGTTAATTGCTTGGGGATATTGGCACGGGCTGATTGCACATGCTAAAGCGGGCAAACAAGGCTTTGGGTATGACCCAATTTTCTATATACCTGACTATCAATGCACAGCAGCCCAATTGCCTGCTAATATAAAGAATAAGGATAGTCACCGTGCTCAAGCTTTAGCGCAACTTCAACAGCAACTTTTATCATTATGA
- a CDS encoding EamA family transporter codes for MDLKSISLFIVLLAAVGSAFWNINVKKSSDRVIFVTLMVIPQFLIALPLALLFPIKTLSSLYYIVASSLVQTGYIIFLSNAYNHGLINRVYPLAIGIPPLLSLLVWHFVLQKPVTIIADLGVILLSFGIISFTFARKDDHAISMRGILYAAVTSLFIFSYTLIDTFGVRNTYHPLAYISWLFFIKALILFIPMYFLYKPKLYRVAKENTSYIFAGLLAGVCYGIAIWAFTYSRTPPVLALRSTSMVFVFLFSIFYLKEQASPKIFLLTLLGAVGIFLVLIGE; via the coding sequence ATGGATTTAAAGTCAATTAGTCTTTTTATTGTATTATTGGCTGCTGTTGGTAGTGCATTTTGGAATATTAATGTTAAAAAATCGAGTGATCGTGTCATTTTTGTCACTTTAATGGTCATTCCGCAATTTTTGATTGCACTTCCTTTGGCGCTGCTGTTTCCTATTAAGACCTTGTCGAGTTTATATTACATAGTAGCCAGTTCATTAGTCCAAACAGGGTATATTATTTTTCTTAGTAATGCTTATAACCATGGCTTAATTAATAGAGTCTATCCGTTAGCTATTGGCATACCGCCGCTACTGTCATTACTCGTTTGGCATTTTGTTCTACAAAAGCCTGTAACAATTATTGCTGATCTAGGCGTCATATTGCTATCATTTGGGATTATAAGCTTTACCTTTGCGCGCAAAGATGACCATGCTATTAGTATGCGCGGCATACTTTATGCAGCTGTAACCAGTTTATTCATATTTTCATATACCCTTATTGATACGTTTGGCGTTCGTAACACCTATCACCCTTTAGCTTATATTAGCTGGCTTTTTTTCATTAAAGCGTTAATTTTGTTTATACCTATGTATTTCTTATATAAACCTAAGCTTTATAGAGTCGCTAAAGAGAACACAAGTTATATTTTTGCGGGGCTATTAGCAGGGGTATGTTATGGTATTGCCATTTGGGCTTTTACTTACTCAAGAACGCCCCCGGTGCTTGCGCTTCGTTCTACATCAATGGTATTTGTTTTTCTTTTTTCTATTTTTTATTTGAAAGAGCAAGCGTCCCCTAAGATTTTCTTACTAACTCTATTAGGCGCAGTTGGTATTTTTCTAGTTTTAATTGGCGAATGA
- a CDS encoding DHA2 family efflux MFS transporter permease subunit — protein sequence MNKTIILIIVAFAMFMEAVDTTIINTAIPVMAHSLNVNPIDLKLALISYLLSLAIFIPISGWLADKFGAKNVFMTAIAIFTLSSIWCGFTHNLAELIAARFIQGLGGSITMPVGRLIIIRTCERHELISKMSVVIMVGAIGLMIGPVLGGFITNHFSWRWIFWVNAPIGVLTLVSANRLLPDMPPSQVHRLDKIGFVLFGTSLAFLTYGLASFSESHTSDLRSTIIIGAALFLLVIYAWHSQNNAHPIVKITLLNTRTFRISIIGNLICRLGFGGMPFLLPLLLQISLGLSPQTSGLLLAPMALGVVIVKPLSVYILRLLGYKKLLILNTFLVGLSLFSFSLINEYSTILNLGILTFIYGFLISLQYTGMNSLAYANVTPADLSAATSIMSTVQQLSQSFGVAIAAIMLRIFTPFPSNITLTLMTFHHTFIALALITCLSTLIFIQLKKEDGQELTGVAT from the coding sequence ATGAATAAAACTATTATTCTGATTATTGTGGCGTTTGCTATGTTTATGGAAGCAGTCGATACTACCATTATCAATACTGCTATTCCAGTTATGGCGCACAGCTTAAACGTAAATCCCATAGACTTAAAGCTTGCCTTAATTAGTTACCTCTTAAGCTTGGCAATTTTCATTCCTATTAGTGGTTGGCTAGCCGATAAATTCGGTGCTAAAAACGTGTTTATGACAGCCATTGCTATTTTTACTCTAAGTTCAATTTGGTGTGGCTTTACTCATAATCTTGCTGAATTAATTGCAGCACGCTTTATTCAGGGTTTGGGCGGTTCTATCACCATGCCTGTGGGCCGATTAATTATCATTCGTACTTGCGAACGACATGAATTAATCAGCAAAATGAGTGTGGTCATTATGGTTGGTGCTATAGGCTTAATGATAGGGCCTGTCCTTGGCGGCTTCATCACAAATCATTTTTCCTGGCGCTGGATTTTTTGGGTTAATGCGCCAATTGGCGTGCTTACTCTTGTCTCAGCAAATCGTTTATTGCCTGATATGCCGCCTAGTCAAGTTCATCGGCTAGATAAAATTGGCTTTGTTCTGTTTGGTACCAGTCTTGCCTTCTTAACTTATGGATTAGCAAGCTTTAGTGAATCGCATACATCTGATTTACGTTCAACGATAATCATAGGGGCCGCGCTATTCTTACTAGTCATTTATGCTTGGCATTCACAAAATAACGCTCATCCCATCGTTAAAATTACTTTGTTAAATACAAGAACCTTTCGCATATCTATTATTGGCAACTTAATTTGTCGACTAGGTTTTGGCGGCATGCCTTTTCTTCTCCCTTTGCTGTTACAAATTAGTCTTGGTCTATCTCCTCAAACTTCAGGCCTTTTATTAGCCCCTATGGCTTTAGGTGTGGTAATAGTTAAGCCTTTATCCGTTTATATTTTACGCTTATTAGGCTATAAAAAATTACTCATTTTAAATACTTTCCTCGTTGGCCTGTCTTTATTTTCTTTTTCATTAATCAATGAATACTCAACTATTTTAAACTTAGGTATTTTAACGTTTATTTATGGCTTTCTTATTTCCTTACAGTACACCGGGATGAATTCCCTTGCATATGCTAATGTAACACCGGCAGACCTTAGTGCTGCAACAAGTATTATGAGTACAGTTCAGCAATTATCACAAAGTTTTGGCGTTGCTATTGCGGCTATTATGTTACGTATTTTTACGCCTTTTCCTAGCAATATCACGCTTACTTTAATGACATTTCATCACACTTTTATTGCGCTAGCTTTGATAACGTGTTTATCTACATTAATTTTTATTCAATTGAAAAAAGAAGACGGCCAGGAATTAACCGGCGTTGCAACTTAG
- a CDS encoding low affinity iron permease family protein: MRKNNRLSNLFNKFATLSCNLAGSPWSFLIALLFILVWAITGPIFNYSDTWQLIINTGTTIITFLMVFLIQHTQNRDTKILNLKLDELIKSQRNANNSSIDLDKLDDEELKILEKEYKKLCKNKVIK, from the coding sequence ATGAGAAAAAATAATCGGTTAAGTAATTTATTTAATAAATTTGCTACTCTAAGTTGTAATCTAGCAGGCAGCCCTTGGTCCTTTTTAATTGCGCTGCTATTTATTCTTGTTTGGGCAATTACCGGGCCTATCTTTAATTACTCAGATACCTGGCAATTAATCATTAACACTGGGACTACCATTATTACTTTTTTAATGGTTTTTTTAATTCAACATACTCAAAATAGAGACACGAAAATTTTAAATTTAAAATTAGATGAATTAATTAAATCGCAACGTAATGCGAATAACTCTTCCATTGATTTGGATAAATTAGATGATGAGGAATTAAAAATTTTAGAAAAAGAATATAAGAAATTGTGTAAAAACAAAGTAATAAAATAA
- a CDS encoding SMU1112c/YaeR family gloxylase I-like metalloprotein, with protein sequence MLNGIHHVAIICSDYAKSKDFYTKVLGLTIMRETFREARQSYKLDLCVNGNYLIELFSFPNPPKRLSRPEGAGLRHLAFAVNNLAEAIKQLAEKGVVAEPIRLDELTNKYFTFIADPDNLPIELYER encoded by the coding sequence ATGCTAAATGGAATTCATCATGTGGCAATCATTTGCTCTGATTATGCCAAGTCTAAAGATTTTTATACCAAGGTTTTAGGCTTAACTATTATGAGAGAAACATTTAGAGAAGCACGGCAATCTTATAAACTCGATTTATGCGTCAACGGCAACTACTTAATTGAGCTTTTCTCATTTCCTAATCCACCTAAAAGGCTATCCAGACCTGAGGGGGCTGGACTTAGGCATTTAGCCTTTGCAGTTAATAATTTAGCTGAAGCTATCAAGCAATTAGCAGAAAAGGGCGTTGTTGCTGAGCCAATCCGTTTAGATGAATTAACCAATAAGTATTTTACCTTTATTGCTGATCCGGATAATTTACCCATAGAATTATATGAAAGATGA
- a CDS encoding zinc-dependent alcohol dehydrogenase: MKALVFHDIGDIRYEDIKKPRIEDQYDALVKVTTSAICGTDLHFIRGTMGPMKSGTILGHEAVGVVEAIGSEVRNLKEGDRVVIPSTIACGYCVMCRKGCYSQCDVANPNGPTAGTAFYGGPKTTGPFHGCQAEYVRVPFANNNLIKLSDAISDDQAILVSDIFPTAYFAVDNARAKQGDIVVVLGCGPVGQFAIASSKLRGVSRIFAIDSIPSRLEMARLQGAECINFNKEDPVAVIEDLTNGTLADVVIDAVGIDACSPKHGPAAKKTKQYQAEFEKELMQLAPNALSQTEHWVPGNAPSYALREGVQLAAKCGTISIVGVYPPNFKVYPIGEAMNKNLNIVMGNCPHRAYIPQLLALIEDKRIDPLTILTQKVAISNVLEAYEHFDKRDDGWIKVALHVPD, encoded by the coding sequence ATGAAAGCGCTCGTATTTCATGACATTGGTGATATTCGCTATGAAGATATAAAAAAACCGAGAATAGAAGATCAGTATGATGCCTTGGTCAAGGTCACGACATCAGCGATTTGTGGCACTGACTTACATTTTATCCGGGGGACAATGGGCCCAATGAAATCAGGAACAATATTAGGCCATGAAGCAGTCGGTGTTGTCGAGGCTATAGGTAGTGAGGTCAGGAATTTAAAAGAAGGTGACCGAGTGGTTATTCCTTCTACCATTGCTTGCGGTTATTGCGTCATGTGCCGGAAAGGTTGTTATTCACAATGCGATGTAGCTAACCCAAATGGCCCGACAGCCGGCACCGCTTTCTATGGCGGGCCTAAAACAACAGGTCCTTTTCATGGTTGTCAGGCTGAATACGTACGTGTTCCTTTTGCAAACAATAACTTAATTAAATTATCAGATGCGATTTCAGATGATCAAGCCATCTTAGTTTCCGACATTTTCCCAACAGCTTATTTTGCTGTAGATAATGCGCGAGCAAAACAGGGTGATATCGTCGTGGTTTTAGGCTGCGGGCCGGTTGGCCAATTTGCAATAGCAAGCAGTAAGCTACGAGGCGTATCAAGGATTTTTGCGATTGACTCTATCCCATCACGTTTAGAGATGGCGCGCTTACAGGGCGCAGAATGTATTAATTTTAATAAAGAAGACCCTGTAGCCGTGATTGAGGATTTAACGAATGGTACCTTAGCTGACGTCGTAATTGATGCAGTAGGTATTGACGCTTGCTCTCCAAAACATGGGCCTGCCGCTAAAAAGACTAAGCAATATCAAGCTGAATTTGAAAAAGAACTAATGCAATTAGCACCAAATGCTTTAAGCCAAACTGAGCACTGGGTACCTGGAAATGCACCAAGCTATGCGCTTAGAGAAGGGGTACAACTAGCAGCTAAATGTGGCACTATTTCTATTGTTGGCGTTTATCCTCCTAATTTTAAGGTTTATCCTATTGGCGAAGCAATGAATAAAAATCTAAACATAGTTATGGGTAACTGCCCTCACAGGGCCTATATTCCCCAACTACTGGCATTAATTGAAGATAAACGCATTGATCCTTTAACTATCTTAACGCAAAAAGTTGCCATAAGTAATGTGTTAGAGGCTTATGAGCATTTTGATAAGCGCGATGATGGCTGGATTAAAGTCGCGCTGCATGTACCTGATTAA
- a CDS encoding R-SNARE family protein — protein sequence MKCYALATCINSPKVTWSIPDSSTNSNGFFIRRFLGRIKEDISALLYHLPLDTCQGFQKEGYYLYGQRISSGFYGLACDTKLNEKQLTYLSFYLFSLHIEPDLIASDLSMHTQDQKIMHIKAELEKTKEIMKQNIEKILARGEQIEELVAHTEKLKEMSSQLSFKFHYKTKKEANDLPHFCNLI from the coding sequence ATGAAATGCTATGCCTTAGCCACTTGTATTAATTCACCTAAAGTTACGTGGTCAATTCCTGATAGCTCAACGAATTCTAATGGTTTTTTTATAAGACGATTTTTGGGACGAATTAAGGAAGATATTTCTGCATTGTTATATCACTTACCTCTGGATACATGTCAAGGTTTTCAAAAAGAAGGCTACTACTTATACGGGCAAAGAATATCCTCTGGCTTCTATGGCCTTGCTTGTGATACTAAATTAAATGAAAAACAACTTACCTATCTTTCTTTTTATTTGTTTTCGTTGCATATCGAACCTGACTTAATAGCAAGCGATCTTTCCATGCACACTCAAGATCAAAAAATCATGCACATTAAAGCGGAGCTAGAAAAGACAAAAGAGATTATGAAGCAAAATATTGAAAAAATCTTAGCTAGAGGCGAACAAATTGAAGAGCTAGTAGCCCACACTGAAAAGCTTAAAGAAATGTCGTCACAACTATCTTTTAAATTCCATTATAAAACCAAAAAAGAAGCGAATGACTTGCCTCATTTTTGCAATTTAATTTAA